The window CCGGGTAGCTTTCTTGTATGTAGTACTTTTCTCCCCACGAAAACCTGGGGAAAGGAGAGGACTCGGGTGGAGTCGGGTGAGTTGCTGTAGTTGGTATTCGGGTAGTGTTGCTTGTACTTGGTCGTTTCTCTTTTCTTGATGCTTTTCCACATAGAATTAGGATGGGATCCGGACCCAACAAAAATCTGTAACCATATGTGAATTCTAAAACTGACCCGGGTTGCTTTTTCATTTAGGTTTATGGTCCGGATCCCTAGGCCGCCAAGAAGAGAAATCGTTGCTTACTCGGCTGTACCCGGGGAGTTCTCTAGTGATACCGAGTGCGACGAAGTTCAAACTCTTGCTTTCCGCGCCCGGGTTAAGATGTCGGAGAGGGAAGTCTCCTCCTCAGGAGTGGTGTCCGAGTTTCAAAAAGTAACAAAGACGATCGGGAGGCAGGTGATTATGTCCCCGGAGGGTATGTGGTGTGACTGCAAATCCTACTTCATTACTAAGGCTCCCCTTGTCGAAGAGAAGGGCTTTTACACCAATATGGCCGGCTTCTACAGGTGTAAGCACCCGAATGGGAAGTTGGGCCCCTATAATAAAGAGGAGTTTGATGAAAACTTTCGGGAGTTGACTGGAATCCGGGCTCCGTTCCCGTTGAAGAGTCACATTAGGGAGATGTCTCCGGATGCGGCTGATCGGATGATCCGGGTGGCTTTCCAACTGCCTCCGGAGGTTGAGTGGAGGTGGCCCGAGCCCGGGGAGATGATATATCACCGGCCTGCTGATGGTTTCGTCCCGGTGTGGATGGAACATCTTCGATCCGGGTGGAACCCCCGATGGCATGTTTTCTTCAAACATCTGTGTAAGTATGAGTGGAAGGTGTCCCCGATGCAGTTGACGCCGAATGCGGTCAAATGGATGACCTGGTTTCTGTGGGCGTGCAACAAGATGAGTTATTATCCCACTTTGAGATTGTTTCGTATGTTGTTCCAGTTTAAGAAGTCCGGGGTGAAGCCCCTATATGAGCTACGCTTTCGTTCGAAGGAGTGTGGTTTGGGCTCCGGATTCGTGAGCTCGGTTATGCATCAGAGTTCGCTGAAGGGATGGAATGGCGAAATCATTATGCTGAAGGGTCTGGACCTGGCTTTCATGCCTTACATAGAAACGGATGACAAGAAGGTGAAGACGGATTCTGGAGCGCCCGGAGCAGCTGGGGAGTTCCGGGCTCAGTTCATTGAGTTCTGCACTTGTCTCGGGTTTCAGTTGACCCGGGACACGTTTATGCAGCATAATCAATTGCACGAGGGTGGTTGTGAGTTGCATTTTTTTCCttagcttttttttttgttgtttctttTGTAGCATCTTATCCGGGTCTTCTTGTTTGTTACCTGCATATTGCTATCTTGTCCGGGTCTTCTTACTTGTGGCATGTTCCTTAGAATAATTTATTGCAATATTTCTTTGTATTGACCCGGGTTCTCTTGATTCTTGACAGGTCTTCCGTATTTTGACCCGGATCTTTGGAGAGCTATGTCTGCCAACGACTCTTTTGCCGCTGCTTTGAGAAACTTGGGGGGTGTTCATACCCTTCCGAAGCCACAGCCGAAAGATAAGTCGGCGAAGAAGAAGAGGGGCGCCAAGAGGGGGGAATCCGGGTCTTCTCGCCAAGAGACAGACGGGACCGGACACTCAAGTGCTACCCCGGATCCGGAGGTTCCGGTTGAGAACCCGGAGTTGGAGATTGCTGCTGTGGAGGTGGAGAGCCCGATCCACGAgccaaagaaaaagaagaagaagactgATTCTTCTCAGGTAGAGATCATCGATATGACGGTGGGGGATCCGGGTAAAGAGGCTATGGATGTAGTGGACCCGGGGATCGAACTCGGGGGTGGTTCCCGGCCGACGCCCAAGTTTGGGAAGTATCCGGTCAAGAAGGTGATCGGGTTGATGTCCGAGCTCCCTTCTGACCAGGATTGGGAGATGATGGAGGACCAGGGTCTCGTTGAGAACTTCAAGGAAATCGGGGACCTGTGGGGTCAGGTAATTTTCTAACCCGGGTTCAATTTCCTCTTGTACTTTGCTTCGTTTTCcttgttttttataattctGGTTTTGTTGACCCGGGCCTAATGTTTCTCTGTCAGCTGGGTGGTCGCTTGGCCGGGTTTAACACCCATGCTTTGGCCaacttgaagaaagagagaGATTTCTCTATTGCCAATCACGCCAAAGCGGTGAAGTTGGTGAAGGACCTCGATCTGGAGAGGTCGGCCAGGGAGGCTCTGGAGGCCAGTGTTGCTTCCAAGATCAAGGAGGCTGAGATCCGGAAAGAGGCTGAGCTAAAGCAGAAAGTCCGAGATGCTGAGACCCGGGCTGATGAAGCTGAAAAGAGGGTGGCCGGGTTGGAGGAACAGATTGCGGACTTGAAGTCGCAGTTGGAGACCCGGAAGGCCCCGGAGGAGGTTATTGCTGAATTTCAGCAGTCCGCGGCTTACAGAGATGCCTTGTCAAAGGCCGCGGCTGCTGAGGTCATGCGTTGCTGGACTGTGGCGGAGAAACATATCAAGACCGACCCGGGTGCCAATGCCCAGAGTTTCATCGACCTTTACATTGCTGCGAAGAACAAGATTTCTGCAGGCGGGGGTGAGCCCGAACCCTATGTTGACCCGGATCAGGAGGTGGACTCTGATTCCTCTGCCGACTCGGAACCCCTGGCCAATGAGACTCCTGCCAATGATCCTCCTGCTGATGATATTCCTTCTGCTTAGTTTCTTGTTCCTTGTTTTGAAATACAATCCTTTGTAAGGCTGAATTTGTAAGGCTGCATTAGGATATTTGTCCGGGGTCTATGTAGACCCGGGTTTATGGATGATTACTCTTGCTGTTTgtttatcaaatattttcttGTTATATTTGCCTGTAAATTCTTTCGTTTGCTTTGTATATTGCTTCATACAGGTGTACTCGGGTAATGTATgccccgggttgattgcttataACAGTTTTGTATTTaggaaatttttctaagtaaaatgAACAGGTGGATCCGGGTAACCTCtgcccgggttgattgcttgaaAACCttgcacttagaaatttttctaagtaaaatgAACAGATATGGATGTACCCGGGTAGATCTTTCCCGGGTTGGCTGTTTTCTTtagcttttatacttagaaattttccaagTTTAAATGGTtgcatggatggacccgggtagataCTTCCCGGGTTGGCTGTTTTCTTtagcttttatacttagaaattttccaagTTAAATGGTtgcatggatggacccgggtagataCTTCCCGGGTTGGCTGTTTTCTTtagcttttatacttagaaattttccaagTTAAATGGTtgcatggatggacccgggtagataCTTCCCGGGTTGGCTGTTTTCTTtagcttttatacttagaaattttccaagTTAAATGGTtgcatggatggacccgggtagataCTTCCCGGGTTGGCTGTTTTCTTTAGCTTTTATACTTGGAAATTTTCCAAGTTAGATGGTTGTATGGATAGGTTCGGGTAGATATCTAGCCCGGATTGCTTGCTCGACATGTTTTggttgccttagaaattttctaagtaaaaaACAATATGGATTCATAAGTAGCAAAAGACTTCATTGATATTCAGATGGTTACACAGCTTTGATAATCAAAAATACATGGTTGCTTTTTAGGAATATGTAGCTGTCTTCTAAGGTCTTTTCTTCCCGTTGGCTTTACTGATAGAATTTCCTCAACCTGAGGCCATGCCAGGTGTTAGATACCTATGACCCGTCCATGTGTTCTAGTTTGTAGGTACCCGGCCTTAGGACTTCTTTGACCCtgtatgggccttcccacttagGCATCAGCTTGCCTGTGTTGGTTGGATCAGAGGCTTCGGTATCTCGTAGGACCAGGTCTCCTGTTTGAAAATTCCTAACCCGGGATTTTTTGCTGAAGTGATCCCGGGTCTTCTCTTTGTATTTTTCCATCCTTGCGATTGCTTGATCTCGGACCTCGTCTACCAAGTCCAGGTTGACCCGGAGTCCTTCTTCATTCGCGATTTCGTCGAAGTTGATCACTCTGTGGGAAGGTGACCCGACTTCGATTGGGAGCATTGCCTCCGTTCCATAGGCCAATTTGAAGGGAGTTTCTCCGGTGCTTGACCGAGGACTAGTTCGGTATGACCAGAGGACATGAGGTAGTTCTTCTGGCCACTTGCTCTTGCTTTCTTCAAGTCTTTTTTCAATTCCTCTTAGGAGGATCCGGTTGGTGACCTCTACCTGGCCATTTCCTTGAGGATAGGCGACTGAAGACTTCTTGTGTTTGATGCCTCTTTCAGCCAGGTAGCTTTCGAAGTCTGACCCTATGAACTGGGGTCCATTATCTGAGACCAGGACTCTTGGTAGCCTGAATCTCATCAGGATGTTGTCCATGAACCGGATGACATCTTGTTGATTGATCGTCCGCATTGCCTTGGCTTCAACCCACTTGGTCATATAATCAATGGAGACAAGCAAGTATCTGAGGTCTCCTTTAGCCCGGGGAAAGGGTCCCATGATGTCTATCCCCCATACAGCAAAGGGGATCGGAGATAAAACTGAAGAAGGTAGGACAGGGCTTATCCGGGGCACGTTGCTGAACAGCTGACAGTTCTTGCATCTTTTCACAAATTCCATTGCATCCTGGTGGATAgttggccagtagtagccttgccgGATGATTTTATATGCCAGGCCTTTTGCCGACATGTGATCTCCGCAGATCCCTTCGTGAACTTCTCTTAGACAATATTCGGCCTCCTCCGGACCTATGCATTTCAGGATTGGGGATGAGTAGGTCCGGCGGAAGAGTGTCCCTTCTTCGACAAAAAATTTGGCCGCCTTAGCCTTCAGCCGTTGTGCTTTCCCCTTGTCTTCGGGTAACTCTCCCTTCTCTATGTAGTTGATCAGGGGAGTCATCCAGGTAGGGTCGTTGTTGATTTCAAAAATTTCTTCATGTTCTATCGTTGGCTTGTGCAATTCTTCGAAATAGACTGAGCTATCTAGATCCGCTGAATTTTGAACCAACCTGGAGAGGTTGTCTGCTTCAGCATTTTCTTCCCTGTTGACTTGCAAGATCCTGCACCCGGGGATCAGAGTAAGGTAGCTTTTCACCAAGGCTTGATACTTGGTCAGGATCGGGTCTTTGGCAAGGTATTCTCCATTGGTCTGCCTGACCACGATCTGGGAATCACTGTAGATGGTGAGATTTCGGATAGACAGGGTCCGGACTAATTTTAACCCTGCTAGGAGGGCTTCGTATTCCGCTTGGTTGTTGGTTGCTGCGAAACCGAAGGAGATTGCTGTTTTGATGGTGAACCCATCCGGGCTCTTCAGGATTAGCCCGGCTCCTGACCTCTCGGTTGTTGAGGAGCCGTCGACATGGAGTATCCAAGACCCCGGGTTAGATTGTACCGGGGCTTCTGGTCCAGTTTCCATGGGAGTTGCCTGGATTTCAGGGAAGTTACATTCCACCACGAAGTCTGCCAGGACCTGGGCTTTGACTGCTGTCCGGGGTAGGAATGTTAGGCTGAACTGGCTAAGTTCGATTGCCCAGTTTACCAGCCTCCCGGAGATGTCTGGCTTGTGGATGATTTTCCTCAAAGGTTGGTCTGTGACAATCCTGATTTCTCTTCCTTGAAAGTAGTGTCTGAGTTTCCTGGATGCGGTGATCAGTGCAAAtgcaaatttttctaagttgggGTATCTGGTCTCCGCATCTTTGAGGACTTGGCTGACATAGTAGACGGGCTTCTGTTGTCCGGCTTCTTCCCGGATCAAGACTGCCCCGACGGCGAAGGGACCGGCTGACAGGTATAGGTAGAGAGGTTCTCCGGGTAAGGCTTTTGTCAGGATTGGGGGTTTGGACAGATATGCTTTTATTTCATCAAGGGCTCTTTGGCAATCCGGGCTCCATTCTActaatttctgattttttgcCCCTTTTAACAATTCAAAGAATGGTAGACATCTTTCAGCGAGTTTGGAGACAAACCTTCGGAGTGCCGCTAAGGACCCTGCTAGCTTTTGGACCTCCCTCTGAGTCCGAGGTGGTTGCATCTCTTGTACAGCTTTGATCTTCTCCGGGTTGGCCTCGATACCCCGGTTACTTACCATAAAACCCAAAAAATTTCCAGCCTCTACTCCAAAGGTGCACTTGTCCGGGTTGAGCTTTAGCTTAGTCCTTCTCATGTTCTCAAAACATTCTTTGAGATCAGAAATGTGACCCGGGACCGAAGTGGATTTGGAGATGATGTCGTCGACGTAGCATTCCAAATTCCTTCCAAGTTGatctttgaaaatttcattcatgGCTTTCTGGTATGTGGATCCTGATGTGGCGTCCATAAAGCTTAACATCAGGTGTCCTGATGTGGCATCAATGAGCTGATCGATGCTTGGTAGAGGATAAGGGTCCTTGGGGCACGCTGCATTCAGGTCCGTGTAGTCGACGCACATCCTTCACTTGCCGTTTGCTTTCTTAACCATGACTACGTTGGCGAGCCATTCCGGGTATTTGATTTCACATATGATATCGGCCTTCATTAACTTGCCAACTTCCTCATCTATTGCCTTTTGCCTCTCCGGGGCGAAATTTCTTCGTTTTTGTTTAACAGGCTTCTTTTTGGGATCGACGTCAAGGCTGTGCATTGCCAATGATTCATCCAACCCGGGCATGTCGTCCGGGCTCCAGGCAAAGACATCTGCATAGCTCCGGAGTAGTTGGATGAGTTCCTCTTTAAAAACAGTATCCAGGCCTTTTCCAATTTTGACTTTCCTTGTCGGGTTGTCTTTTTCGATCAGGACCGACTCGGTCTCGACCGCAGCTTCGACCTTGGTCAATTCTTGTGCCGAGATCATTTGCTGGATCCGGGCGTCAGTGTTCTTTTCCACAAAATCTTGAGCTGAGCTCATGGTTGCTTTCTGGTTGCTTTGTCCAGGACCAGGATTGATTGCTCCCGGGCTATGGCTGCCCGGGTCTAGGTCGATGACCTGGACTTCACCCTTAGTGTTTGTTCTTGGGTAGGGTCGATGTTTTTTGTTACTTCTCTGTTTTTGGAAGACGGTAGCCTTTCTCTTGTTGTCCATATGGGTTTCCGCCATAACCAAGGCTTGGCTGTAACACACCCCGGCTGTTTCCGAATTTCCTTTGACTTCGCCTACCCCGAACGGAGTTGGGAATTTGAATTTCAGGTGCGTGACAGAAGTGATGGCTTCGATTTTGTTTAGACCCGGGCGGCCAATGATCACATTGTAAGAGGAAGGAGTGTCTGTAACATAGAATTTGATCATATGGACGACCTGGGTTGGGACTGTTCCAAAACGAACCGGGAGGTAAAGAGTTCCTAGGACCGGGACGATGCTGTTCCCGAATCCGTATAAGGGGTCCTCCCTGTAGTCGTTCATCCGGATGTTCCCTAGTTGCATTCGGTCCATGGTATGTTTGAACAAGATGTTTGCTGAAGAGCCGTTGTCGACCAGGATCCGTCTGACCTCATTCTCGGCTATATCCAAGGTTACCACCAGGGCCTGATTGTGACCCCGGGTGACACCCTCGAAGtccttgctgctgaaggaaATGACTTGTTCGGGGAAGGCTTGGATGGACATGATTTCTTGACAGGAGTCCGGGCTGGGAGGGGGGGAACAGGATCCGCCCAGTACTACGTTGACAATGTTCTTTTGTTTCCCCGAACCCTCTCCCTTGTTTGCTGTGTTCCGGGCTATGTATTGCCCCATGTTGCCTTTGCTGATTTGCTCCTCAATGAAATACTTGAGGGATATGCAGTTTTCTGTTTTGTGACCGTGGGTGCCATGATAGTCACAATGTCGGTTAGCAGGTCTGCTCTCTGGAGGAGTCTGCATAGGTTTTGGTGGGTAGTAGAAGGGTTTGTCTCTgatttctttgagtatatcctcCCGGGATCTGTTTAACGGGGTCCAATCGGGTTCTGGTTTTGGCTCTCTGGTTGCTTTGTTTGGACCGGGGTCACTTCTGGACCCGGATCCTGGTTGGCTGGTTCTCTTAGAACCTGAATGCTGGATGAAGTTGGTTTGTCTATCTGGCTTGAATTTCTTGTCCTGGTGATATTCTTTTCTGGGTCTATCTTCGACCTGTTTCCCTCTTGAGCTACCCTGTCTGGTCATTCTCATGGCTTGGAGTACGTCGGTCTCTTTGATGAATTTTGCAGCCATGGCATAGGCAGCCGCCAGGCTTTGGGGCTCCTTGTTGATTAACTCGACCACATATCTCTCATTTTGTTCCGGGTCTAGGTTTCTTCTGAAAATGCTTAAAGCCTCACGCTCATCCAGGTTGGagattttgttgattgcttcctggAAACGTTTCATGTAATCTGAGAGTGCCTCATTGTCGTACTGACGAACCGTTTCCAGGTGACACATATGAAGTTCATGCGTCTTGTTTGCTCGGAACCTTCTGAGGAAGGCTTCCCTGAAGTCTTTCCAGGACCCGATGCTCCGGGAGGGGATCCGGCTGAACCATCTCTGGGCCCCTCCCTTGAATGTGGATGCGAAGAAGCGGCATTTGGTCAGATCATTGTAGTAGTAGATCAGGGCTATCTGTTCAAAATAGTGCAGGTGTTCCTCCGGGTCACCTAGTCCATTGAAGGATTCGAAGTTGTAGTGTTTCATGCCCTTTTGCCGGGGAATGGATTCCAAGGAGTGGCTGAATGGAGTCAGGGTTCCTCCAATTTCAAGCCCGGAATCATTCCCAATTTTCCTGTTGAGCTCATTGATCATGTCGCTGAGGTTGGTTTGCCCCGGTCTCTCATCCTCGTCATCAGAGAGGAGTTCGGGTGTTGTTTCCTTCCGGTATCGCTTGGACCGGGATCCTTTTGTCAACTTCTCCTCTTCGAGTTGGATCCGGAGGGCGATTTTTTGctcaagtttttcctcttcctcttttcgGATCTGTTCTTTCCTTTCAGCCAAAATTTTCAACCGGGTTTCCTcactttccttttgtttttttttctttgctttgtctccgatccggtagaagacggaaccccgggattgaCGGCTGTTCCCGGAGTCTTCGGATTCACCGATGTCCTCAAGTCTGCGGTTGCTTTCCCGGCGGTCATGGTACTGCCGGATGGCTTCGGCCAACTCTACATTGGTGAGCTGGGACAGGTGGAGGGTGGTGACCGGGACATCGGTGTACTTGTACTGGTTCGCTTCGATCGTGACCCGTGCATCATTGGGGTTGATTGCTTGGTTCTCGTCCGGGTTCACATGGGTGAAAAGGGGTCCTGAGGCATGATCCTGGTTCGGGTTGTCCTGGTCTGTCTGAGGGTTATCCGGGTTCTGGGGAAGCCCCAGGTGGGAGCGTGTCCTTTTTGTCATGGTTTCAAGAACTCACACAGGGTATATGGTTGCTGTTTTGGTGGTAGTGCCCACAAATAGTATAGATAGTGACAGGATGACAAAAATAGTGTGCACAAGTAGTCAACTTACTATTTTCAGAGATACCACGAATagttaagtgacaaaatgtgtgcaggtgtgagacaaaagattttatgtgctacggacaagattagggttttgctcaGACAGGGTTTGCTATCATGCTCTACTACAGACAAATTTAGGGTTTCGGTCAGGTGAGGTTTTCTATCATGCACATATCAAGAAAAGCCATGGCTGAAGGTTTTGAGGAGCTGGGTGTTTTATGAAAGCTTACTGGTGTGATTCGGACCCCCGTTTCGGGGgtttgttgaagaagatgagtccagtggcaccgtgaccacaggacagaggacaccttcccctccttctagcgccaaatgataacgccaatctccgatcccggtccttcctccgccgtggctggtggttccgtggtgaagctgctggatgggagcctacaaaacaacaccggaggggggttttgaccccgcggcgcctccggcgtgagagtaagcgtaggtttcggaaggataaagacTAGAGAAATTGTGTTATCtatatgtggtgggtgaaggtgtatgtgtggtggttgctggtggctggtGGCTGAGAGTATTTAAGTATATGctgag of the Daucus carota subsp. sativus chromosome 4, DH1 v3.0, whole genome shotgun sequence genome contains:
- the LOC135152196 gene encoding uncharacterized protein LOC135152196; this encodes MCVDYTDLNAACPKDPYPLPSIDQLIDATSGHLMLSFMDATSGSTYQKAMNEIFKDQLGRNLECYVDDIISKSTSVPGHISDLKECFENMRRTKLKLNPDKCTFGVEAGNFLGFMVSNRGIEANPEKIKAVQEMQPPRTQREVQKLAGSLAALRRFVSKLAERCLPFFELLKGAKNQKLVEWSPDCQRALDEIKAYLSKPPILTKALPGEPLYLYLSAGPFAVGAVLIREEAGQQKPVYYVSQVLKDAETRYPNLEKFAFALITASRKLRHYFQGREIRIVTDQPLRKIIHKPDISGRLVNWAIELSQFSLTFLPRTAVKAQVLADFVVECNFPEIQATPMETGPEAPVQSNPGSWILHVDGSSTTERSGAGLILKSPDGFTIKTAISFGFAATNNQAEYEALLAGLKLVRTLSIRNLTIYSDSQIVVRQTNGEYLAKDPILTKYQALVKSYLTLIPGCRILQVNREENAEADNLSRLVQNSADLDSSVYFEELHKPTIEHEEIFEINNDPTWMTPLINYIEKGELPEDKGKAQRLKAKAAKFFVEEGTLFRRTYSSPILKCIGPEEAEYCLREVHEGICGDHMSAKGLAYKIIRQGYYWPTIHQDAMEFVKRCKNCQLFSNVPRISPVLPSSVLSPIPFAVWGIDIMGPFPRAKGDLRYLLVSIDYMTKWVEAKAMRTINQQDVIRFMDNILMRFRLPRVLVSDNGPQFIGSDFESYLAERGIKHKKSSVAYPQGNGQVEVTNRILLRGIEKRLEESKSKWPEELPHVLWSYRTSPRSSTGETPFKLAYGTEAMLPIEVGSPSHRVINFDEIANEEGLRVNLDLVDEVRDQAIARMEKYKEKTRDHFSKKSRVRNFQTGDLVLRDTEASDPTNTGKLMPKWEGPYRVKEVLRPGTYKLEHMDGS